Proteins found in one Pontibacter sp. SGAir0037 genomic segment:
- a CDS encoding HmuY family protein: protein MRKFNYILALFISANLLISCQEEEPPLPDNLVQFEAQSMGFESQANEVTIKVRLSRASTAPVPLTITMQPSGIAYGTEFTTEPAATNNKLTLTIPAGGTEASFKVVKANGVLLDGDESIAFEISSSSQEVVVNGDAVVTLSFSEILSQGNTMELNGGGATYPNIVFVDLSANRQAAVPRTAWDLGFYTGSDFRVVLNNPTGAMAIALDKTDLTQVTAADTVALVAKLTLDAFSPEAMAYIDDVEGDLSKTAIAAISATEAENKVYIINRGTKGAAARRWKKVRIIRNGNNYKVQYANINGTGMQEASVSKDSKYNFRYLSFENGAVEVEPAKERWDIAWSAYTYKAGTIPYFYQDMVLLNNMGGAEVAKVQTSSVSYDAFNESNLSGLTYSSSRLAIGADWRFTTGTGAPNVYADRFYIVKDADGNIYKLKFSAMTTNGERGKPQIQYALVKKGA, encoded by the coding sequence ATGCGTAAATTCAACTATATTTTAGCTTTGTTTATTTCTGCTAACCTGCTCATAAGCTGCCAGGAAGAGGAGCCACCACTGCCGGATAACCTGGTGCAGTTCGAGGCGCAGTCGATGGGCTTCGAGTCGCAGGCAAATGAAGTAACCATCAAGGTAAGATTATCAAGAGCTTCTACGGCCCCTGTGCCGCTCACTATTACGATGCAGCCAAGCGGCATAGCCTACGGAACAGAATTTACCACAGAGCCAGCCGCTACCAATAATAAACTAACGCTGACTATACCGGCAGGTGGCACCGAAGCTAGCTTTAAGGTCGTAAAAGCCAATGGTGTTTTACTGGATGGCGATGAAAGCATTGCATTTGAGATAAGTTCTTCCAGCCAGGAAGTGGTAGTGAACGGAGATGCTGTGGTAACGCTTAGCTTTTCAGAAATACTTTCGCAGGGTAATACCATGGAGCTGAACGGCGGGGGAGCCACCTATCCGAATATCGTATTTGTAGACTTAAGTGCGAACCGTCAGGCAGCCGTTCCCCGCACTGCCTGGGACCTTGGCTTTTATACCGGAAGCGATTTCAGGGTAGTGCTTAATAACCCGACCGGTGCTATGGCTATAGCCCTGGATAAAACAGATCTTACACAGGTAACCGCTGCAGACACGGTAGCACTGGTGGCAAAACTTACCCTGGATGCCTTTTCGCCCGAAGCCATGGCCTATATAGACGATGTGGAGGGTGATCTTAGCAAAACAGCAATTGCTGCCATTTCTGCCACGGAAGCTGAAAATAAGGTGTACATTATTAACAGAGGTACGAAGGGGGCTGCTGCCAGGCGCTGGAAAAAAGTGCGCATTATCCGAAATGGCAACAACTATAAAGTACAGTATGCTAACATTAATGGTACAGGTATGCAAGAAGCTAGTGTTTCAAAAGACAGCAAGTATAACTTCAGGTATTTGTCTTTTGAGAATGGTGCTGTAGAAGTAGAGCCAGCTAAAGAGCGGTGGGATATTGCCTGGTCGGCCTATACGTATAAGGCAGGAACCATTCCTTACTTTTACCAGGACATGGTGCTGCTCAATAACATGGGAGGGGCAGAGGTTGCCAAAGTACAAACCAGCTCTGTAAGCTACGATGCTTTTAACGAAAGTAATTTAAGTGGTTTGACTTACAGCAGTTCCCGTCTGGCCATTGGGGCAGACTGGAGGTTTACAACCGGGACAGGAGCGCCAAATGTTTACGCCGATCGCTTTTATATAGTGAAAGATGCCGATGGTAATATCTACAAGCTGAAGTTTAGTGCCATGACGACCAATGGCGAAAGAGGCAAACCACAGATACAGTACGCTCTGGTGAAAAAAGGTGCTTAG
- a CDS encoding S-adenosyl-l-methionine hydroxide adenosyltransferase family protein — MAVITFTSDFGYRDHYVAAVKAKIISQDPQIPIIDITHAVEPFNIPQAEFVLGSVYHEFPEGTVHLVGVDTHSKKGKYLAAKFKGHYFLLPDNGLLSLLTDGRPAKVIELQTDILMPFPTKELLAPAAVYLAKGGDIEVLGNQTHDIRQLLNRQLRLNDHSITGHVIHVDRYGNLITNITRDSIDTIAHGRTFTIHFSRETVGRIYANYNQVDEGDCCCIYNSLNQLCIGINKGHASELLGLGFDSQIDVRFYPGS, encoded by the coding sequence ATGGCTGTAATTACCTTTACGTCAGATTTTGGTTACAGAGACCATTATGTTGCTGCTGTTAAAGCTAAAATAATTTCGCAGGACCCACAAATCCCGATCATCGACATTACACATGCCGTAGAACCTTTTAACATTCCGCAGGCTGAGTTTGTGCTGGGCTCCGTTTATCACGAATTTCCCGAAGGCACGGTGCACCTGGTAGGGGTTGATACACATTCCAAAAAAGGAAAGTACCTGGCTGCCAAGTTTAAAGGGCATTACTTCCTGCTGCCCGACAATGGTTTGCTTTCGCTTTTAACCGATGGCAGGCCTGCTAAAGTGATAGAGCTGCAAACTGATATCCTGATGCCTTTCCCGACAAAAGAATTACTGGCACCTGCCGCTGTTTACCTGGCCAAAGGAGGCGATATAGAGGTTCTGGGAAACCAGACACACGACATCAGGCAACTGCTGAACAGGCAACTCCGCCTAAATGATCACTCCATTACAGGCCACGTAATCCATGTAGACCGTTATGGCAACCTGATCACCAACATTACCCGCGATTCTATTGATACCATTGCACATGGACGCACCTTTACCATCCACTTTTCCCGTGAAACCGTAGGGCGCATTTATGCCAACTATAACCAGGTAGACGAAGGCGACTGCTGCTGCATCTACAACAGCCTGAACCAATTGTGCATCGGCATTAACAAAGGCCATGCCTCCGAACTGCTTGGCCTTGGCTTCGATTCTCAGATCGATGTGCGTTTTTATCCGGGAAGTTAA
- a CDS encoding putative quinol monooxygenase, which produces MLIRIVRMTFQEDKTAEFLELFRQTKDSIRAFEGCNHVELLQDMDQPNVYSTYSLWDSENDLNNYRHSALFGTVWKATKALFADKPQAWSMQRIEVMPQPKSPSIH; this is translated from the coding sequence ATGTTGATACGTATTGTCAGGATGACTTTTCAGGAAGATAAAACAGCAGAGTTTCTGGAACTATTCCGGCAGACGAAAGACAGTATCAGAGCGTTTGAAGGATGTAACCACGTAGAACTGCTGCAGGATATGGATCAGCCGAATGTGTACAGCACCTACAGCCTCTGGGACTCTGAAAACGATTTAAACAACTACCGGCATTCTGCCCTCTTCGGCACTGTATGGAAAGCGACCAAAGCTTTGTTTGCTGATAAACCACAGGCATGGTCGATGCAGCGGATAGAGGTAATGCCTCAGCCGAAATCGCCAAGCATACATTAA
- a CDS encoding PhoH family protein — protein MVEKVITLENISLIDFLGTENQNIKQLAAAFPSSKIISRGNEIKIQGQTPEITKIHEILSALIDHYHKFGKVTQNSVNRYLSPDPILDEEVIVTSPDVIVYGSKGGIIKAKTPNQQKLVDAVEKNDLVFTLGPAGTGKTYISVALAVRALKNKEVKKIIISRPVVEAGESLGFLPGDMKEKVDPYLRPIYDALEDMIPVEKLKYYQENKIIEIAPLAYMRGRTLSNAFVLLDEAQNTTPAQIKMFLTRMGPTSKVMINGDRSQIDLPRSQRSGLIEALHILKDVKGIGFVEMKAEDVQRHRLVKDIVNAYTKHEEDAAAARKAAIEAGEEETSRFNGKRRSNF, from the coding sequence TTGGTAGAGAAAGTTATAACGCTGGAGAATATCTCCCTGATTGATTTTCTGGGGACAGAGAATCAAAACATAAAACAACTTGCAGCTGCTTTTCCGAGCAGCAAGATCATATCCAGGGGGAACGAGATCAAGATACAGGGGCAAACCCCGGAAATAACCAAAATCCATGAAATCCTTTCTGCACTGATAGATCATTACCACAAGTTCGGAAAGGTTACGCAAAACAGCGTAAATAGATACCTTTCGCCAGATCCTATTTTGGATGAGGAGGTTATTGTAACTTCTCCGGATGTAATTGTTTATGGCAGCAAAGGGGGCATCATCAAAGCTAAAACACCTAACCAGCAAAAGCTGGTAGATGCGGTTGAGAAGAATGACCTGGTATTTACTTTAGGACCTGCCGGTACAGGTAAAACATATATTTCGGTAGCACTGGCAGTGCGTGCGCTTAAAAATAAAGAGGTTAAGAAAATCATTATTTCCCGGCCTGTGGTTGAAGCAGGCGAGAGCCTCGGTTTTTTGCCGGGAGACATGAAGGAAAAAGTAGATCCGTATCTGCGCCCGATTTACGATGCGCTGGAAGACATGATTCCGGTGGAAAAGCTGAAGTACTACCAGGAGAACAAGATTATCGAGATTGCGCCTTTGGCTTATATGCGTGGCCGTACCCTCAGCAATGCTTTTGTGCTGCTCGATGAAGCGCAGAACACCACACCTGCTCAGATCAAGATGTTCCTGACACGTATGGGGCCTACATCCAAAGTGATGATCAACGGCGACAGATCGCAGATTGACCTGCCGCGTAGCCAGCGATCGGGCTTGATAGAGGCCTTGCACATTTTAAAAGATGTAAAGGGCATTGGCTTTGTGGAAATGAAGGCAGAAGATGTGCAGCGCCACAGACTGGTAAAAGATATTGTGAATGCTTATACCAAGCATGAGGAAGATGCAGCCGCTGCCAGGAAAGCTGCCATTGAGGCCGGGGAAGAAGAAACATCGCGCTTTAATGGCAAGCGCCGAAGCAATTTCTGA
- a CDS encoding TonB-dependent receptor, which translates to MKTFIPLLLMLLFSLANTFGQTQSGTISGMVVSADGKPAAFTSVTLKGTSYGVLTADKGTFSVTAPAGNYTLVVQAIGAGATEFQVELKPHQQVELPVIRLKQESLQLQDVVVTGQYEPQSARQSVYQVRTISSERIKARGATDIQGVLNNELGVRFAQDLAMGTSNLSLQGISGQNVKVLLDGAPMIGRQGTSNEININQLDVNAIERIEIVEGPMSVVYGADALAGVINIITKKPLSEQLAVSARLHEETIAREYGLDRGIHNQHARVNWQHKGWQLAGSISHNDSKGLMGEQEGRFSQWQWHPKAQWLGDVSASFRNSNVNTWYRLNVLDEEINSLGVFTNGKASDKNFLTKRFMHQAQAEWQLNPKLTFTGVAAYTDFKRRTQGVEVDEATGRVTLSLAPGAQDLSSFRGTTFRGTAQYKLSPAVSLQPGVDINLESGSGDRIKGQPALNDYALFASAEITPVPALSIRPGLRVVHNSVYDAPPAIPSINTKITLGSHLDLRLAYARGFRAPSLRELYFSFHDASHDIIGNTNLKAELSHSFSGSLAWQVQQTSQVQFATTIGGFYNNLSNQITTGRDEANPTYYTYINVDKYKTTGGTWSNTFRTQALEATAGVAYIGRYNMYYEAQEGLDYFTWSPEANLNLTYRLQQWGASLGLFYKYTGKLPAYVLGPEQVYLASTDAYHWADITATKTLTKFLALNAGIKNLLDVTRIASTQLDSGGAHSTGGDRPIGYGRSYFFGLNFQWSK; encoded by the coding sequence ATGAAAACCTTTATCCCTCTGCTCTTAATGCTGCTGTTTAGCCTGGCTAACACTTTTGGCCAAACGCAAAGCGGAACCATTTCCGGGATGGTAGTAAGTGCCGATGGCAAGCCTGCAGCCTTTACATCTGTTACACTAAAAGGCACCTCTTATGGCGTCTTAACAGCAGATAAAGGTACTTTTTCTGTAACGGCACCGGCGGGAAACTATACATTGGTGGTGCAGGCTATTGGTGCGGGTGCTACTGAATTTCAGGTGGAGCTGAAGCCACATCAGCAGGTGGAGCTACCCGTGATCCGGTTAAAGCAGGAAAGCCTGCAACTGCAGGACGTGGTGGTAACGGGGCAGTATGAGCCACAGTCGGCGCGGCAATCGGTGTACCAGGTGCGGACCATCAGCAGCGAACGCATAAAAGCACGCGGAGCTACCGATATACAGGGTGTTCTGAATAACGAACTGGGAGTGAGGTTTGCGCAGGATCTGGCTATGGGAACTTCTAACCTGAGTTTGCAGGGCATTTCCGGGCAGAATGTGAAGGTGCTGCTAGACGGAGCGCCCATGATCGGCAGGCAGGGCACATCCAACGAAATTAATATCAACCAGCTGGATGTTAATGCAATTGAGCGAATCGAAATTGTGGAAGGTCCTATGTCGGTGGTATACGGGGCTGATGCCCTGGCGGGCGTGATCAACATTATCACCAAAAAGCCCTTGAGCGAACAATTGGCTGTTTCGGCCAGGCTGCACGAAGAAACGATTGCCCGGGAGTATGGGCTTGACAGGGGAATTCATAACCAGCATGCACGGGTAAACTGGCAACACAAAGGCTGGCAACTGGCAGGCAGCATCTCACATAACGACTCCAAAGGGTTAATGGGGGAGCAGGAGGGAAGGTTCAGCCAATGGCAATGGCACCCGAAGGCGCAGTGGTTAGGGGATGTATCGGCCAGTTTCCGCAATAGCAACGTGAATACCTGGTATCGCCTGAATGTGCTGGATGAAGAAATCAACAGCCTGGGTGTATTCACCAACGGAAAAGCTTCTGACAAAAATTTCCTGACCAAACGCTTTATGCACCAGGCACAAGCGGAATGGCAACTGAATCCGAAACTCACTTTTACAGGTGTGGCTGCTTATACCGATTTTAAACGCAGAACCCAGGGCGTGGAAGTAGACGAGGCCACAGGCCGTGTAACGCTTTCGCTGGCACCCGGCGCACAGGATCTTTCCTCCTTCCGTGGCACTACCTTTAGAGGGACAGCACAGTATAAACTTTCTCCTGCGGTATCGTTGCAGCCAGGTGTGGATATTAACCTCGAAAGCGGCAGCGGCGACAGGATAAAAGGCCAGCCTGCCCTGAACGATTATGCTTTGTTTGCTTCTGCCGAAATTACACCGGTGCCTGCTCTGAGCATCCGGCCCGGGCTGCGGGTGGTGCACAATTCAGTATACGATGCGCCGCCGGCTATTCCTTCCATCAATACCAAAATTACACTAGGCAGCCATCTGGACCTGCGCCTGGCTTATGCCAGAGGTTTTCGGGCACCATCGCTGCGGGAACTGTACTTCAGCTTCCACGATGCCAGCCACGACATTATAGGAAACACAAACCTGAAGGCAGAGCTGTCGCATAGTTTCAGCGGCTCCCTGGCCTGGCAGGTGCAGCAAACCAGCCAGGTGCAGTTTGCCACAACTATAGGTGGCTTTTACAATAACCTGAGCAACCAGATCACAACAGGACGCGACGAGGCAAACCCGACTTACTATACTTACATTAATGTTGACAAATACAAAACCACGGGCGGGACCTGGAGCAATACCTTTCGCACACAGGCACTCGAGGCTACAGCAGGAGTGGCTTATATTGGCCGCTATAACATGTATTATGAGGCGCAGGAAGGCCTTGATTACTTTACCTGGTCGCCAGAAGCAAACCTGAACCTTACCTACAGGCTGCAGCAATGGGGGGCGAGCCTGGGCTTGTTTTACAAGTACACCGGCAAACTCCCGGCGTATGTGCTCGGGCCGGAGCAGGTATACCTGGCTTCTACAGATGCCTATCACTGGGCTGATATAACCGCTACTAAAACACTTACTAAATTTCTTGCTTTAAATGCAGGTATCAAAAACCTGCTGGATGTAACCCGAATTGCCAGTACCCAGCTCGATTCCGGAGGTGCGCACAGTACGGGAGGAGACAGACCAATCGGCTACGGACGTTCTTACTTTTTCGGGCTGAACTTCCAGTGGAGCAAATAA